The Misgurnus anguillicaudatus unplaced genomic scaffold, ASM2758022v2 HiC_scaffold_33, whole genome shotgun sequence genomic sequence AACCTCACTGTACTTTACTGAAGTCTTGAGGTTATGGTTGATGTTTTCTGGTTACTAAAGAGTATCAGAAACTACGCGGCGTCCGCTCGGTCCAGAAAACTCCCTCGCCGCTGAGACGCATTTAATCATTCAGACAAATATCCCTCAGAGCTCACTGATCcacattcatttaaatgattgattGTTTACAGCGCTGCATCGATTGAAGCTCTTTTAAAGCTCCTGTCGGTATAAAACGTGTTTTCATTGAATgaccattaacatacatttaacaGACATGCCTGGAGAGGCCTAATAAACATCTTTACTAGCTGTTTCAAACAGTAAGGTTTGTTAAAACACATACACTAATAAACACAATTGAATACATTACAGCTTCAACTTCATGTCTCAATCTAAACATCAAGTAATCTCAAAGCATCTTACACTAGAGTTTGGTGTTGAGTCAAACTGTGAGACTTGCTCTGGTGTAGCTGTACAGAAATAAAACACTGTGTGATATGGACAGGAGAAACGTTCGGCTGAAGTGTGGTTTTCTTTTGTCAGGTTGAGAAGAACGAAGAAGCCGACCAGGAGATCAAGCAGGATGGAACCAAACCCGAAGAAAACGCCCACAAGGCCGCAACCAAGATCCAGGCCAGTTTCCGAGGGCACATCACCCGGAAAAAAATGAAAGACGGCGAGAAAGAGGAAGAAAACGGCGGCGTTCCCGATGAGTCCGCAGAGACGCAGGAGCGAATCTCCCCATCCGAAGAGAAGCCGGCGGAAGATTCCACCGAAACCGCAGAAGAGAACAAACCGGTCAAGAGTCCTGTGGCCGGGCAGCCCAACTCACCTGCTGCGGAAGCTCCGCCCACTGCTGCTGCTGATCCCCTCCCCTCAGACACGCCCACTAAAGAGGAAGTCCAGGAGCAGCCACAGGAAGTGGAGAAGCCTAAAGAAGGGGAGTGTGGAGAGGCGCCAGAGAAACCTGCTGAAGATTCACAGAACCGAGAAGAGGAAGCCAAACAAGCCGACGTGCCTGATGCCTCAGAGAACCAGGAAACAGACCAAATAGACAAAAAAGGTGCGTCAAGTTACACTTTTTAAGTGCTTAACTCactccctgccaatgatgagtttttactGTAATCTATATTTatactattatccaccaggtgtcgctcttacccaactaataaaacactaaagcatcaactgatccaaaaacagtaaaaactctgtgtattgatctgaatctgatctctaaaaaaaatcttgctCAAAAATGCATTCATctcagagggtctgttctttcatttgatatattatatctttctttttttaaaggcattaaacttttgtgaaaatcataaaaaagcgCTGGCGCTGGcttgcaacttttttaaaactctggcggggaaagagttaacagaaAGTGTTTGGAGCTCTCATCCACTGCTTACACAAACCCACCATCCATTACTTGTAACATAATCCAAATGTAATGTTGGAGGAAGCCACTGTGTAATTTCTGTGTAATAGATTTTATCCAAACCTTTTAACCTTCAGATTTGACCACAATTACAAGCAAGCAGATGTTTCTGGTAGATTCATTGGAGTTAATGGACACTCAGTGACAGTGAATAAATCAGAAGTGAAGTCCATCAGAGGACCACAAGCAGCAATAACAACAAAACTCTTTAAAAATGAGGCTTTGTGACTATTGTGTGAatcaaatcatttaaaaatatatatatttgtacatCTGGCCAACCTATTATAAATGTCCCAGAATGCAGCAGCACTGAAATATTTCTTAGATCTTTTGAGTCAATCTGGATTATTAAAGGTCATGAAGTGTCATTGTGTGTCCTGAGGGGTCAGTGTGTAACATCATCAGGACTACAACACAATATTCTGCTGTTTGTCATTGACTGAAGTGCATCAGAATAAAGTGTGCACATAAACTTCACTTCatgtcattttgtttttcagAAGCTGTTGAAGACTCCAAACCAGCAGAGGAGCTTTCAGACGCCGGCGAGGGCAAGAATTAAACGACCGGTCAAATGTAAAGTCATGAAATAATTCACAGGCTGCTCTTTAAGCTGATGAAAACAGTCTGTTTTTATGTTTGTCCTCTATTTTCGGTGTGGCGATGATTTTCGGCCGTTTGGAGGGAGTTTTCGAGTGCGAGGCGGATTCCTCCATAACCAAAGGACACAAACCTTCATCTTCATAAGCGACCGCAGCGTCTCTCGCTGTGATTTTCTATAGCTGTGCAAACGAACACGTTTAGCTCTTTTACTAATGTAAGCCGGGCTTCGCTCTTCGGAGTGAAACGCTGCCAACCCTACGACGATCCGTCGGCCGTTTTCTGGCTCATTGCATGAGAAATCTTCCTCCAGAGACGAGAACCTTCACACTTGCCAAACTAATACACGTGGCTTCTTTTCATGTCCTTGGTGTTGTTATATGAACGTTTAATTGGAGAAATTGCAGAGCTGATGTTCAAACAACTGAGAAAATGTAATGGGGAAAAAAACGCCAGTCTTTCTGTTCAAGTGCAATGTGAGGTTTGAATCTACAGAGTAAAATCGTGGAAATGGTTTTATGTCTGTTTTGGAAATAAAGAAATGTGCCAATTATCTTCAACACGTGTCCATTTATTGGCTTCAGATTTCTTCATTAAATTGAAGCGAGAACAACAATAGAAGATGATTTAAACACTAAAATAGTTACGTCTGGGTTATTCTGTATTATTAtctgtttcacactgttcacacaagtttaagagttggataatctgacgtttcacactgtgcattcctaaccCTGAGTTAATGTTTTCACACTGActaaattaaaataacacaCTTCCGCTTTAAATAACCgcttgttttgtgccaccacatCATCTGAGGTACGTGCTCTTCagtttctgattggctgtctgCTGCTAAGCATTGAGTCATTTTAAACCTCCTTTTTTTACACTGCACACGTTTAACACTGCACTGTGGTGCTAACCCTATATGTTTCAGACTTTCATAACACTAGATTCATTTCAGCGATAACCCCACTTCTACATTAAGTGCTTAggtttatgacaaaaataacCCAAGGTTAAAAGTGTTTAGGACGAAGATAACCAAGGCTTAAAAGCGTTTAGGTTTAGGACGAAGATAACGTGAGGTTAAAGGGACTCTACtttattgaaaatatgctcattttccagctctgcTAGAGTTATACAATTGAGTTTTatctttttggaatccattcgtctgatctccgggtttggcactaccacttttagcatagtttagcacaatccatagattctgattagaccattagcatcgtgcctaaaaaataacaaaagagttttgatattgtTCCTATTTAAAATGCAGTGTGAAAAGAGAAACTTTTGAAAATAACCTACAACTTGAATGATGTGCTCATCCTAAAAATAAACGTTTTCCCACCTCAGGCACAAAATCCTAAtctaattaatattattttttatggcAATAGATCCTTTCTTTTTCATCCTGCGAAGTAGTAAAATGatagatttttaaaataaaattgtcttCCTAatagtaaaatgtaaatttttttgaaaacatcAATAGAAATTCtgtaatttaattcatttgaatattctcgttttttattttaaaaaacacattaaaggggccatggcatgaaaatctgaatttttccatgtttaagtgctatgattgggtccccagtgcttctatcaacctagaaaatgtgaaaaagatcaacccagtaacttagttttggtaaaccattctctacaagcatgtgaaaaaataggttgttgaaatttggctctccttatgatgtcataaggagctcttattataataataccaccccttaatctgcactatccaatcacagcactgacatttagtccagagaaaagcacaattgagtttaaacaaaccaccatcattgtgatcagtgttttaatttcatcagctcatttgcattttaaaggacacacttaaaacatttttgcacacacctacaaagtggcaattttaacatgttataataaatcatttatatggtattttgagctaaaacttcacatatgtactctggggacaccaaagatttatttgacatcttaaaatactcttgtgccatggcccctttaacagtctccttgtactgaaaacaaattcacttaaaaaacaaaattaaatgtatGTGATTAGATCACACAAGACGATCATTCAACATTAATTTATGTAACATTTCCTTTCCAAACAAATGGTTTCTCTATATAAACTGCTGGTTTAAACTTTACAAACTTCAGGATGggaaatattaatttaaagtcTTCCTGGCAGATGATTTATTATAGCGTCCAAACTTCACAGTTTttatgtgtgtacctttaaattgAAATGAGTTACTGATCCTCTCTCCTTTaccaaacagacagtgagcacttTCGGCTAAAATATGTCTGATTTCACAGAGATGTGCTGAGAAAAGtcaataagtgagtgatgaacAGACAATAATGATATTTTGCTTTCACACATTGTCACATTTAAATAGGATGCAGAACCACCCCATCACATCTCATTACAATAAAACATGTGACGGGGTGATAAACTTCATCCCAAAATGACTGCAGATCTCTCATGTGGTCATGATTCTCACCTAGCATGTATGCATTCAATCTgaaaaaaggtttttaaaaacAGTTTCCCATCAATTGTGCCTAACCGCGTGTTTGGTTTGAGCTCAACAGACCCTGACTAACATGAAAAAGCAACAAATTAACAATATAAGAAATAAGTAATTGCCTTTGCTTTTGTTATTGGTGTCTACAAGACTCAAATGATGTCACTTTCACTTTGTGATGTCACTTaaagcaacagtacaattttaTGGATAAAAAAGTTTGTGTGGCAAGTCAAACTGAGAGAGTCAAACACATAATCCTGGaaaaaagtttgaaataaaaaacttatTTGATGATATTTTAGATGCAGTCTTATTGGTCATCAAGGAGATGTGAAATTGTGTactaatgaaaaaaatattaaaatagtatGTTAATGTTTAAGAATAGTATTCGATCATATATAATGTTAATAAGAACACTTGAATGATAAGATTGTACAAGACTGTCACAGTAGCCTAATAAACCATCCTAAAATCATCTCAATCTCATTCTTAATGATTACATAATGTCATATTCATATCTCACTCCATTGTTATTTCTTAATGGAAATGGTAAACCGAATAGCCcatttaatttttagcaagtgcaAAACACAAGCACCGGCGCTCATTTCAAAGCTCAATGtgtcttgtttttgtttttattagctCTCTCAAGTTAACAAACATCAGAAACATGCTAAAAAACAAAACCGTCACGACAATTTAAAGGGAGATCTAACAAtctttatatttctttatttgcatgttattaCATGATTAACACAATTCAGAATCATTGTTTTCTCTCCAGTAATGTGTTTtcaaatacattaattaattCAAATGACTTTATTTCCATTTTAAACAAGTCTTGAGTGCTTGACAGCGCAGAAGCGTTTTAAAGATCCTCTGCGATAACTTTAGAGTAAATAAACACAATTAGAAAATGTTCATTGCTTTTAATGAGGATGTAAAACTTTCTTCATGAAAGTCTGGCGTGTTTCAGAGCATAGACAAAAACACATTCACTTAACACACAACACATGTTTTCTGTGATTCTCACTTCAGTGTTTTATTAAAcccacagagagagagacactgcAGTGAGATCTTCAGCTCAGAGACGAAATAAAACCCAAATGTTTGTGTTGAGGGCAGATCTGAGCTTCTCTGCGCTACAGAAGACGCACGATTAGCCCTTTAAATCCTGACCTGACGCAAACACACATCAGACCAATCAAGGCATCCGATCTCACGCGCTGAaagctgattggttgaaatagaCGCACCTGATGTGTGCCAAACAATAAAGTAAAAgaaagatgtgtgtgtgtgtttgtgtggatgGGCTATATTGTTTTGGCAGTAAGTCTCATTTCTGTACAATTATCATTCATTATAGCTCACGATAAAAGAAACTCTCAGTCTCTATAGTGCAGAACATTCAAATGAAAATCTGTCCACTGAGATTCTTAAACATCGTGTAAATTACTTATATTAAAAAGTTTATGTTcctaattttaaatttttttacaggAAGCAAATAACTAACTATATGTTCACTATGAAGAACCCAAAGTTAGgttttaatttgatttacaCATGAGGGcatttgacaaaaataaaagccagaTATATTTACAGAGAACAGAAGTGAACGAGATCATTCATTGGTGTCATTTCACAGAGGAAGATCTGCTGTGGGCTTTCAGAGGTTTGAGTTAATACGGTTATGAGATGAGGAAAACTGTGTGTTGTTATTTGGTCAGATTCAGAGGAGTTAAGATTACAGGCATATTATACAATTCAATAAATATCCCACTGCAAGATTGATTATGAAATATTGAGCTTAATATTTCAGCTGAAGTGATGCAATTGCCAATTTACAGTAACCCATACTCAGAATATGACCTCATCGTTCAATGAGTAGTGACCTCATCACTCAGTGAGTAGTGACCTCATCGTTCAGTGAGTAGTGACCTCATCATTCAGTGAGTAGTGACCTCATCACTCAGTGAGTAGTGACCTCATCACTCAGTGAGTAGTGACCTCATCATTCAGTGAGTAGTGACCTCATCACTCAGTGAGTAGTGACCTCATCACTCACTGAGTAGTGACCTCATCAATCAGTGAGTAGTGACCTCATCAATCAGTGAGTAGTGACCTCATCATTCAGTGAGTAGTGACCTCATCATTAAGTGAGTAGTGACCTCATCAATCAGTGAGTAGTGACCTCATCACTCAGTGAGTAGTGACCTCATCACTCAGAGAGTAGTGACCTCATCACTCAGTGAGTAGTGACCTCATCACTCAGTGAGTAGTGACCTCATCATTCAGTGAGTAGTGACCTCATCACTCAGTGAGTAGTGACCTCATCACTCAGTGAGTAGTGACCTCATCATTCAGTGAGTAGTGACCTCATCACTCAGTGAGTAGTGACCTCATCACTCACTGAGTAGTGACCTCATCAATCAGTGAGTAGTGACCTCATCAATCAGTGAGTAGTGACCTCATCATTCAGTGAGTAGTGACCTCATCATTTAGTGAGTAGTGACCTCATCAATCAGTGAGTAGTGACCTCATCACTCAGTGAGTAGTGACCTCATCAATCAGTGAGTAGTGACCTCATCACTCAGTGAGTAGTGACCTCATCACTCAGTGAGTAGTGACCTCATCACTCAGTGAGTAGTGACCTCATCATTCAGTGAGTAGTGACCTCATCATTCAGTGAGTAGTGACCTCATCACTCACTGAGTAGTGACCTCATCATTTAGTGAGTAGTGACCTCATCATTTAGTGAGTAGTGACCTCATCATTTAGTGAGTAGTGACCTCATCAATCAGTGAGTAGTGACCTCATCACTCAGTGAGTAGTGACCTCATCACTCAGTGAGTAGTGACCTCATCACTCAGTGAGTAGTGACCTCATCACTCAGAGAGTAGTGACCTCATCACTCAGTGAGTAGTGACCTCATCATTCAGTGAGTAGTGACCTCATCAATCAGTGAGTAGTGACCTCATCATTCAGTGAGTAGTGACCTCATCATTCAGTGAGTAGTGACCTCATCATTTAGTGAGTAGTGACCTCATCAATCAGTGAGTAGTGACCTCATCACTCAGTGAGTAGTGACCTCATCACTCAGTGAGTAGTGACCTCATCACTCAGTGAGTAGTGACCTCATCACTCAGTGAGTAGTGACCTCATCACTCAGTGAGTAGTGACCTCATCACTCAGTGAGTAGTGACCTCATCACTCAGAGAGTAGTGACCTCATCACTCAGTGAGTAGTGACCTCATCATTCAGTGAGTAGTGACCTCATCACTCAGTGAGTAGTGACCTCATCACTCAGTGAGTAGTGACCTCATCATTCAGTGAGTAGTGACCTCATCACTCAGTGAGTAGTGACCTCATCACTCACTGAGTAGTGACCTCATCAATCAGTGAGTAGTGACCTCATCAATCAGTGAGTAGTGACCTCATCAATCAGTGAGTAGTGACCTCATCATTTAGTGAGTAGTGACCTCATCAATCAGTGAGTAGTGACCTCATCACTCAGTGAGTAGTGACCTCATCACTCAGTGAGTAGTGACCTCATCACTCAGTGAGTAGTGACCTCATCATTCAGTGAGTAGTGACCTCATCATTCAGTGAGTAGTGACCTCATCATTCAGTGAGTAGTGACCTCATCACTCACTGAGTAGTGACCTCATCATTTAGTGAGTAGTGACCTCATCATTTAGTGAGTAGTGACCTCATCAATCAGTGAGTAGTGACCTCATCATTCAGTGAGTAGTGACCTCATCATTTAGTGAGTAGTGACCTCATCAATCAGTGAGTAGTGACCTCATCACTCAGTGAGTAGTGACCTCATCACTCAGTGAGTAGTGACCTCATCACTCAGTGAGTAGTGACCTCATCACTCAGAGAGTAGTGACCTCATCACTCAGTGAGTAGTGACCTCATCATTCAGTGAGTAGTGACCTCATCATTCAGTGAGTAGTGACCTCATCATTTAGTGAGTAGTGACCTCATCAATCAGTGAGTAGTGACCTCATCACTCAGTGAGTAGTGACCTCATCACTCAGTGAGTAGTGACCTCATCACTCAGTGAGTAGTGACCTCATCACTCACTGAGTAGTGACCTCATCACTCAGTGAGTAGTGACCTCATCAATCAGTGAGTAGTGACCTCATCACTCAGTGAGTAGTGACCTCATCATTCAGTGAGTAGTGACCTCATCATTCAGTGAGTAGTGACCTCATCATTTAGTGAGTAGTGACCTCATCAATCAGTGAGTAGTGACCTCATCACTCACTGAGTAGTGACCTCATCACTCAGTGAGTAGTGACCTCATCACTCACTGAGTAGTGACCTCATCACTCAGTGAGTAGTGACCTCATCAATCAGTGAGTAGTGACCTCATCACTCAGTGAGTAGTGACCTCATCATTCAGTGAGTAGTGACCTCATCATTCAGTGAGTAGTGACCTCATCATTTAGTGAGTAGTGACCTCATCAATCAGTGAGTAGTGACCTCATCACTCACTGAGTAGTGACCTCATCACTCAGTGAGTAGTGACCTCATCAATCAGTGAGTAGTGACCTCATCACTCACTGAGTAGTGACCTCATCACTCACTGAGTAGTGACCTCATCATTCAGTGTCTGGGCCGTGTTATGGGATTGGTTCGTGATGTGAAGGGAgggttttt encodes the following:
- the LOC141363253 gene encoding uncharacterized protein, with translation MLCCIRRTKPVEKNEEADQEIKQDGTKPEENAHKAATKIQASFRGHITRKKMKDGEKEEENGGVPDESAETQERISPSEEKPAEDSTETAEENKPVKSPVAGQPNSPAAEAPPTAAADPLPSDTPTKEEVQEQPQEVEKPKEGECGEAPEKPAEDSQNREEEAKQADVPDASENQETDQIDKKEAVEDSKPAEELSDAGEGKN